Proteins from a single region of Salvelinus sp. IW2-2015 linkage group LG4p, ASM291031v2, whole genome shotgun sequence:
- the LOC111959598 gene encoding spartin isoform X1, translating to MEEDNQDAFDRARLQVIKDGYEKAFECINRGLTEDEAGHKAQALAQYRQGRQHLLRAISVPSQGHECVGCSWESARQMQHKMQETLNNITTRLAVLETSPDPELPPPLDASNGIRGTASNSNLYPKLEKEKPEXPSPPKLLMTNCQAGAVGGIVSPSLPISPTRQSVVPGELPPAYSSQAADGHLTISYGTESGEMSLVGEEFYSHMSPSPQSLGEDGEELFFLSHGVQIFFVTPDGQVSAPSYPGYLRMVKFTSQQSERVPNRPPAFLQVCDWLYPLMATDSPVLLCNTGVFMFPDMMASAPGSYVGVVLSSELPGEDRQLFQDLLSQMTDLRVQAPNEAADSINLSQKVSIAPLKEEEAPAAGEEEEKNLPEWSEKVASGILTGASWLSWGLVKGAEFTGIAIHKGASKLREHITPEDKPAHVSPSVSKGLHVAKQATGGAVRVSQFLVDGVCMVAGCVGKELAPHVKKHGSKLVPESMKKDKDGRSNIDGAMVVAASGVQGFATMWTGLEVAAKNITVSVASETVNTVKHKYGVAAGQATDHAVNSAINMGVTAFNIDNLGIKAAVKKTGKQTAVAILQDYQLQDPTTNQKQVEKRDK from the exons ATGGAGGAAGACAATCAAGATGCCTTTGACAGAGCCAGGCTGCAGGTGATCAAAGACGGCTATGAGAAGGCCTTTGAGTGCATTAACAGGGGCTTGACCGAGGATGAAGCTGGCCACAAGGCCCAGGCCCTGGCCCAGTACAGACAGGGACGCCAGCACCTCCTCAGGGCCATCAGTGTGCCCTCACAGGGGCACGAGTGTGTGGGGTGCTCCTGGGAGTCAGCCCGCCAGATGCAGCACAAGATGCAGGAGACTCTGAACAACATCACCACTCGATTGGCGGTCCTAGAGACCAGCCCAGACCCTGAGCTCCCACCACCTCTAGATGCCTCTAATGGAATCCGTGGGACAGCATCTAACTCTAACCTTTACCCCAAACTGGAGAAGGAGAAACCAGAGYGGCCATCTCCACCCAAGCTACTAATGACTAACTGCCAGGCTGGAGCTGTGGGAGGCATtgtgtctccctccctgcctaTTTCTCCCACTAGACAGTCTGTGGTGCCTGGCGAGCTGCCCCCAGCCTACTCCTCCCAGGCGGCTGATGGCCACCTGACTATCTCCTACGGGACAGAATCTGGAGAGATGTCGCTGGTAGGAGAGGAGTTTTACAGCCACATGTCCCCCTCTCCTCAGAGCctgggggaggatggagaggaactCTTCTTCCTGTCTCACGGGGTACAGATATTCTTTGTCACACCTGACGGCCAGGTCAGCGCTCCCTCCTACCCAGGTTACCTGCGGATGGTCAAgttcaccagccagcagtcagAGAGAGTGCCCAACCGCCCCCCAGCCTTCCTGCAG GTGTGTGATTGGCTGTACCCTCTGATGGCCACTGACTCCCCCGTCCTGCTGTGTAACACAGGGGTGTTCATGTTCCCGGACATGATGGCGTCCGCCCCGGGGTCCTACGTGGGCGTTGTGCTGTCCTCTGAACTGCCTGGAGAAGACAGACAACTGTTCCAGGACCTGCTGTCCCAGATGACAGACCTCAGGGTGCAG GCTCCAAATGAGGCAGCAGACAGCATCAACCTGAGCCAGAAGGTGTCCATCGCTCCCCTCAAGGAAGAAGAGGCCCcagcagcaggagaggaggaggagaagaacctGCCAGAGTGGAGTGAGAAGGTGGCCAGCGGCATCCTCACAg GGGCATCGTGGCTGAGCTGGGGCCTGGTGAAGGGGGCTGAGTTCACTGGCATAGCCATCCACAAGGGGGCGTCGAAACTGCGGGAGCACATCACCCCCGAGGACAAGCCAGCCCATGTCAGCCCCTCCGTCTCCAAGGGATTGCATGTAGCCAAACAGGCCACTGGGGGCGCTGTCCGCGTCAGCCAGTTCCTGG tgGACGGTGTGTGTATGGTGGCAGGGTGTGTGGGTAAGGAGCTGGCTCCCCATGTGAAGAAACATGGAAGCAAGTTGGTCCCGGAGTCCATGAAGAAAGACAAAGATGGACGATCCAACATCGATGGAGCCATGGTGGTGGCTGCCAGCGGAGTTCAAG GCTTCGCTACCATGTGGACTGGCTTGGAAGTAGCAGCAAAGAACATCACCGTCTCCGTTGCCTCAGAAACCGTCAACACTGTCAAGCATAA GTATGGGGTGGCAGCCGGCCAGGCCACAGACCATGCTGTGAACTCAGCCATTAACATGGGCGTCACCGCCTTCAACATTGACAACCTGGGTATCAAAGCTGCGGTGAAGAAGACTGGCAAACAGACGGCTGTGGCCATTCTGCAGGACTACCAGCTACAGGACCCTACCACTAACCAGAAACAAGTGGAGAAACGGGACAAATAG
- the LOC111959598 gene encoding spartin isoform X2 → MEEDNQDAFDRARLQVIKDGYEKAFECINRGLTEDEAGHKAQALAQYRQGRQHLLRAISVPSQGHECVGCSWESARQMQHKMQETLNNITTRLAVLETSPDPELPPPLDASNGIRGTASNSNLYPKLEKEKPEXPSPPKLLMTNCQAGAVGGIVSPSLPISPTRQSVVPGELPPAYSSQAADGHLTISYGTESGEMSLVGEEFYSHMSPSPQSLGEDGEELFFLSHGVQIFFVTPDGQVSAPSYPGYLRMVKFTSQQSERVPNRPPAFLQVCDWLYPLMATDSPVLLCNTGVFMFPDMMASAPGSYVGVVLSSELPGEDRQLFQDLLSQMTDLRVQAPNEAADSINLSQKVSIAPLKEEEAPAAGEEEEKNLPEWSEKVASGILTGASWLSWGLVKGAEFTGIAIHKGASKLREHITPEDKPAHVSPSVSKGLHVAKQATGGAVRVSQFLVDGVCMVAGCVGKELAPHVKKHGSKLVPESMKKDKDGRSNIDGAMVVAASGVQGFATMWTGLEVAAKNITVSVASETVNTVKHKFRGLQNILDPPNDKKTCILS, encoded by the exons ATGGAGGAAGACAATCAAGATGCCTTTGACAGAGCCAGGCTGCAGGTGATCAAAGACGGCTATGAGAAGGCCTTTGAGTGCATTAACAGGGGCTTGACCGAGGATGAAGCTGGCCACAAGGCCCAGGCCCTGGCCCAGTACAGACAGGGACGCCAGCACCTCCTCAGGGCCATCAGTGTGCCCTCACAGGGGCACGAGTGTGTGGGGTGCTCCTGGGAGTCAGCCCGCCAGATGCAGCACAAGATGCAGGAGACTCTGAACAACATCACCACTCGATTGGCGGTCCTAGAGACCAGCCCAGACCCTGAGCTCCCACCACCTCTAGATGCCTCTAATGGAATCCGTGGGACAGCATCTAACTCTAACCTTTACCCCAAACTGGAGAAGGAGAAACCAGAGYGGCCATCTCCACCCAAGCTACTAATGACTAACTGCCAGGCTGGAGCTGTGGGAGGCATtgtgtctccctccctgcctaTTTCTCCCACTAGACAGTCTGTGGTGCCTGGCGAGCTGCCCCCAGCCTACTCCTCCCAGGCGGCTGATGGCCACCTGACTATCTCCTACGGGACAGAATCTGGAGAGATGTCGCTGGTAGGAGAGGAGTTTTACAGCCACATGTCCCCCTCTCCTCAGAGCctgggggaggatggagaggaactCTTCTTCCTGTCTCACGGGGTACAGATATTCTTTGTCACACCTGACGGCCAGGTCAGCGCTCCCTCCTACCCAGGTTACCTGCGGATGGTCAAgttcaccagccagcagtcagAGAGAGTGCCCAACCGCCCCCCAGCCTTCCTGCAG GTGTGTGATTGGCTGTACCCTCTGATGGCCACTGACTCCCCCGTCCTGCTGTGTAACACAGGGGTGTTCATGTTCCCGGACATGATGGCGTCCGCCCCGGGGTCCTACGTGGGCGTTGTGCTGTCCTCTGAACTGCCTGGAGAAGACAGACAACTGTTCCAGGACCTGCTGTCCCAGATGACAGACCTCAGGGTGCAG GCTCCAAATGAGGCAGCAGACAGCATCAACCTGAGCCAGAAGGTGTCCATCGCTCCCCTCAAGGAAGAAGAGGCCCcagcagcaggagaggaggaggagaagaacctGCCAGAGTGGAGTGAGAAGGTGGCCAGCGGCATCCTCACAg GGGCATCGTGGCTGAGCTGGGGCCTGGTGAAGGGGGCTGAGTTCACTGGCATAGCCATCCACAAGGGGGCGTCGAAACTGCGGGAGCACATCACCCCCGAGGACAAGCCAGCCCATGTCAGCCCCTCCGTCTCCAAGGGATTGCATGTAGCCAAACAGGCCACTGGGGGCGCTGTCCGCGTCAGCCAGTTCCTGG tgGACGGTGTGTGTATGGTGGCAGGGTGTGTGGGTAAGGAGCTGGCTCCCCATGTGAAGAAACATGGAAGCAAGTTGGTCCCGGAGTCCATGAAGAAAGACAAAGATGGACGATCCAACATCGATGGAGCCATGGTGGTGGCTGCCAGCGGAGTTCAAG GCTTCGCTACCATGTGGACTGGCTTGGAAGTAGCAGCAAAGAACATCACCGTCTCCGTTGCCTCAGAAACCGTCAACACTGTCAAGCATAA ATTTAGGGGTCTACAAAACATCTTAGACCCACCTAATGACAAGAAGACATGTATTCTCTCTTGA